The Pseudomonas berkeleyensis genome includes a region encoding these proteins:
- a CDS encoding fumarylacetoacetate hydrolase family protein: protein MPVHVVHFEHQNQAQWGVIRQGRISRIPGHYTSTGDLIRNTHIAELAELRGDELALGDVKLLSPVTRDQQFVCQGANYRQHMIESGMDPDVKNFNMIFTKATSCIVAADSELIKPREVRFLDYEIELGLILKREISGKQVVTDATLHEFIAGVVIVNDYSARDIQIPQMQFYKGKSYRTFGPVGPYLCLLDAKDMHYLKKLQLRLTVNGQVRQQDSTANLVYGPAETLSELSGVQDFAAGDLIATGTPAGCALSIPSPMKQRIGALLPEAVKWKAFLKAQEGRSAYYLKKGDVVEASVRSDDGLIDLGVQRNAVVEQA, encoded by the coding sequence ATGCCTGTTCATGTAGTCCATTTCGAGCACCAGAACCAAGCCCAGTGGGGCGTGATACGCCAGGGAAGGATCTCGCGTATTCCCGGCCATTACACCAGCACGGGCGATTTGATCCGCAATACCCATATCGCCGAACTGGCCGAATTGCGGGGCGATGAGCTGGCACTGGGTGACGTCAAACTGCTCTCTCCAGTTACCCGCGATCAACAGTTCGTCTGCCAGGGCGCCAACTACCGTCAGCACATGATCGAGTCGGGCATGGATCCCGACGTGAAGAACTTCAACATGATCTTCACCAAGGCGACCAGCTGTATCGTCGCGGCGGACAGCGAGCTGATCAAACCTCGCGAGGTGCGCTTCCTCGACTACGAGATCGAGCTCGGTCTGATTCTCAAACGTGAAATCAGCGGCAAGCAGGTAGTCACCGACGCCACCCTGCACGAGTTCATCGCTGGCGTGGTGATCGTCAACGACTACTCGGCACGCGATATCCAGATTCCGCAGATGCAATTCTACAAAGGCAAGAGCTATCGCACCTTCGGCCCTGTTGGCCCGTACCTGTGCCTGCTGGACGCCAAGGACATGCACTACCTGAAGAAACTTCAGCTGCGCCTGACGGTAAATGGCCAGGTACGCCAGCAGGACAGTACCGCCAACCTGGTCTACGGCCCTGCGGAAACCCTCAGTGAGCTGTCCGGCGTGCAGGACTTCGCCGCCGGCGACCTGATTGCCACAGGCACTCCGGCCGGCTGCGCCCTGAGCATTCCATCCCCCATGAAACAGCGCATCGGCGCCCTGTTGCCGGAGGCCGTGAAGTGGAAAGCGTTCCTGAAGGCTCAGGAGGGTCGTAGCGCGTACTACTTGAAAAAAGGTGATGTCGTCGAGGCCAGCGTCCGCAGCGATGATGGTCTGATCGATCTGGGGGTGCAACGCAACGCCGTGGTGGAGCAAGCCTGA